A region from the Phycisphaeraceae bacterium genome encodes:
- a CDS encoding N-acetylmuramoyl-L-alanine amidase → MAVSNRRTVLVLALLVVSMTIASGALLVLEPRPATGVYPISLNVVDRQTDLANGLFDTTPSPDPHAWTAIVIHQSGAAGGSAETLGQTHQKLGLGGLGYHFVLGNGHGAPDGQIVAGFRWTSQQRGAFPGGSVDPLGRRTISICLIGEAKSPPTPMQLRQLVWLVQQLQAKFGISADHVLTPRTISGSNDGSAFPSAAFRQQLYTTSAP, encoded by the coding sequence ATGGCTGTGTCCAACCGTCGTACCGTCCTCGTGCTCGCGTTGCTGGTCGTTTCTATGACCATTGCCAGTGGTGCGCTACTGGTCCTGGAACCCCGTCCAGCTACCGGTGTCTATCCGATCTCACTCAATGTGGTGGATCGTCAGACTGACTTGGCAAACGGTCTCTTCGACACCACCCCGTCACCTGATCCACATGCCTGGACAGCGATCGTCATCCATCAGAGTGGCGCAGCAGGGGGATCGGCTGAGACACTGGGTCAGACTCATCAAAAACTCGGACTCGGTGGGTTGGGATACCACTTTGTGCTGGGTAACGGCCACGGGGCTCCGGATGGCCAGATCGTGGCGGGATTCCGCTGGACAAGCCAGCAGCGAGGAGCCTTCCCCGGCGGATCGGTGGACCCGCTTGGTCGCCGTACCATCTCGATCTGCCTCATTGGAGAGGCCAAATCTCCCCCGACACCTATGCAACTCCGCCAGCTTGTCTGGTTGGTCCAACAGCTACAGGCCAAGTTCGGTATCTCTGCTGACCACGTACTGACACCACGTACTATCTCCGGCTCCAATGATGGCTCGGCATTTCCTTCGGCGGCATTT